A region from the Streptomyces lydicus genome encodes:
- a CDS encoding TIGR04222 domain-containing membrane protein codes for MTGLAPWVFLETGVVSLVLLFGTASVRLRTPSVRRRDGVVHDVWETAFLAGGPGRVVDAAIAGMHQDGRLAVGGPGVVTVRQAFAHDAVEAAVLDAVARTPGGALPVLRATARRGPAVQSVGDRLAARGLLRRPEPGLPWRRLASAQMTACVVLFFVAMLLSFTGSDVTAYAGPPPVLRTVPAVVVGLVVASLCKKACTRRITKAGAFALRSARAARPRGGGAAGAWLPAAPVVALGGTALIADELLRRQFEEAHRATAAAAAGGSGSSGGSSCGGGGGSGSDGGSWCGAGDGGSGSGCGSAGSSCGGGSSCGGGASCGGGSGCGGGSSCGGGG; via the coding sequence ATGACGGGGCTCGCGCCCTGGGTCTTCCTGGAGACCGGTGTCGTGTCGCTGGTCCTGCTCTTCGGCACGGCCTCGGTACGGCTGCGGACGCCGTCCGTCCGGCGGCGGGACGGCGTGGTCCACGACGTGTGGGAGACGGCGTTCCTCGCCGGCGGCCCCGGGCGGGTGGTGGACGCCGCGATCGCGGGGATGCACCAGGACGGCCGGCTCGCCGTGGGCGGCCCGGGAGTGGTGACCGTACGCCAGGCCTTCGCCCATGACGCGGTCGAGGCGGCCGTACTGGACGCGGTCGCCCGGACGCCGGGCGGCGCGCTGCCGGTGCTGCGCGCCACGGCGAGGCGCGGCCCGGCGGTCCAATCGGTCGGCGACCGGCTGGCGGCCCGTGGCCTGCTGCGCCGTCCGGAGCCCGGCCTGCCGTGGCGCCGGTTGGCGAGCGCTCAGATGACGGCCTGTGTGGTGCTCTTCTTCGTCGCGATGCTGCTGTCCTTCACGGGGAGCGACGTGACCGCGTACGCCGGCCCGCCGCCGGTGCTCCGGACGGTGCCCGCGGTGGTCGTGGGCCTGGTCGTGGCGTCGCTGTGCAAGAAGGCGTGCACCCGCCGGATCACCAAGGCGGGGGCCTTCGCGCTGCGCTCCGCCAGGGCGGCCCGGCCCCGCGGGGGCGGCGCGGCCGGGGCCTGGCTGCCCGCCGCGCCGGTGGTGGCGCTCGGCGGTACGGCGCTGATCGCGGACGAGCTGCTGCGGCGGCAGTTCGAGGAGGCGCACCGTGCCACGGCCGCCGCGGCGGCCGGCGGATCCGGGTCGTCCGGCGGCTCCTCGTGCGGCGGGGGCGGCGGCTCGGGGAGCGACGGCGGATCCTGGTGCGGCGCCGGCGACGGCGGCTCCGGGTCGGGCTGCGGCAGCGCCGGTTCGTCCTGCGGCGGCGGCTCGTCGTGCGGGGGCGGTGCGAGCTGTGGCGGCGGATCCGGCTGCGGGGGCGGTTCGAGCTGCGGGGGCGGCGGCTGA
- the hemG gene encoding protoporphyrinogen oxidase — translation MSAAHPPTGPGPGSTGHVVVIGGGISGLAAAHRLLEGGARVTVLEAADRLGGKLRAGEIAGVPVDLGAESMLARRPEAVDLARAVGIGDRLQPPATAGARLWTRGALRPMPTGHVMGVPGDLGPLTASGVLSPEGIARIDEDARLPRTEVGEDVAVGTYVARRLGREVVDRLVEPLLGGVYAGDAYRISMRAAVPALFEAARTHRSLLDGVRGIQARTAATVHQAGAAATGPVFMGIEGGIGTLPGAVADAVRAKGGEIRTGTPVTAVRRTPDGWQLDLGGAALTADAVVLATPAQAAARLLAPVCRPAAAELDSVEYASMALVTMAFRRADVEGRLTGSGFLVPPVDGRKIKASTFSGNKWGWSGRFDPDLFVLRTSIGRHGDEEDLTRADSELVGFSRADLREAVGLTAAPVASTVTRWDGGLPQYPVGHLARVARIRDGVAQLPGLRVCGALYGGVGIPACIASGRTAADDILTTLRQDSVPAE, via the coding sequence ATGAGCGCAGCGCACCCCCCCACGGGCCCAGGGCCCGGCAGCACCGGTCATGTGGTCGTCATCGGCGGAGGCATCTCCGGGCTCGCGGCGGCGCACCGTCTGCTCGAAGGCGGCGCCCGGGTGACCGTCCTGGAAGCGGCGGACCGGCTCGGCGGCAAGCTGCGGGCGGGCGAGATCGCGGGCGTGCCGGTCGATCTGGGCGCCGAATCGATGCTGGCCAGGCGGCCGGAGGCGGTGGATCTCGCGCGCGCCGTCGGGATCGGCGACCGGCTGCAGCCGCCTGCCACGGCCGGTGCCCGTCTGTGGACGCGCGGCGCGCTGCGGCCGATGCCCACGGGGCATGTCATGGGCGTCCCCGGGGACCTCGGCCCGCTCACCGCCTCCGGTGTGCTCTCCCCGGAGGGCATCGCCCGGATCGACGAGGACGCCCGGCTGCCGCGCACCGAGGTCGGCGAGGACGTCGCCGTCGGCACCTATGTCGCCCGGCGACTGGGCCGCGAGGTCGTCGACCGGCTCGTGGAGCCCCTGCTCGGCGGGGTGTACGCGGGCGACGCGTACCGGATCTCGATGCGTGCCGCCGTCCCCGCGCTCTTCGAGGCCGCGCGGACGCACCGCTCCCTGCTCGACGGCGTACGGGGCATCCAGGCGCGCACCGCCGCGACCGTCCACCAGGCCGGGGCCGCCGCCACCGGACCCGTCTTCATGGGCATCGAGGGCGGCATCGGGACGCTGCCGGGCGCGGTGGCCGACGCCGTACGGGCCAAGGGCGGCGAGATCCGCACCGGCACGCCGGTCACCGCGGTGCGGCGCACCCCCGACGGCTGGCAGCTCGACCTCGGCGGCGCCGCGCTCACCGCCGACGCCGTCGTCCTCGCCACCCCCGCGCAGGCCGCGGCCCGCCTCCTCGCCCCCGTCTGCCGGCCCGCGGCCGCCGAGCTGGACTCCGTCGAGTACGCCTCCATGGCCCTGGTGACCATGGCCTTCCGCCGCGCCGACGTCGAAGGGCGGCTGACCGGCAGCGGCTTCCTGGTCCCGCCCGTGGACGGCCGCAAGATCAAGGCGTCCACCTTCTCCGGCAACAAGTGGGGCTGGTCAGGCCGCTTCGACCCGGACCTCTTCGTGCTGCGCACCTCGATCGGCCGCCACGGCGACGAGGAGGACCTGACGCGTGCGGACTCCGAGCTCGTCGGCTTCTCGCGCGCCGACCTGCGCGAGGCGGTCGGGCTGACCGCCGCGCCGGTCGCCTCGACGGTCACCCGCTGGGACGGCGGGCTGCCCCAGTACCCGGTCGGCCACCTGGCGCGGGTGGCCCGCATCCGCGACGGTGTGGCGCAGCTGCCGGGCCTGCGGGTGTGCGGCGCGCTCTACGGGGGCGTCGGCATCCCGGCCTGTATCGCCTCGGGCCGCACGGCCGCCGACGACATCCTCACCACCCTGCGCCAGGACTCCGTCCCCGCCGAGTGA
- a CDS encoding darcynin family protein: MPSEETAPPVTAFMLVKTTPEWLALTPQERANAFATQVVPAIRAKTTGVRSRFYDTEFYSTRVTDVWVWEADDHHAYQLLIDALRETPFWDRYFEVVDLLVGTENGYARTYGFDPVATLAT; this comes from the coding sequence ATGCCGTCCGAGGAAACCGCACCACCAGTCACTGCGTTCATGCTCGTCAAGACCACACCTGAATGGCTCGCCCTGACCCCTCAGGAACGGGCGAACGCCTTCGCCACCCAGGTCGTCCCCGCAATCCGGGCCAAGACCACCGGCGTCCGGTCACGCTTTTACGACACGGAGTTCTACTCCACCCGCGTCACCGACGTCTGGGTATGGGAAGCCGACGACCACCACGCCTACCAGCTCCTCATCGACGCGCTGCGCGAAACCCCGTTCTGGGACCGTTACTTCGAGGTCGTCGACCTCCTCGTCGGCACCGAGAACGGCTACGCCCGCACCTACGGCTTCGACCCCGTCGCCACCCTCGCCACCTGA
- a CDS encoding alpha/beta hydrolase translates to MRALALYGTIGSLLVTALATAPAGGATGAAATPPAPVAHRIGFGRCAPVEHLPSTVECGTLTVPLDYARPDGKKIHLTVSRVRATAHRERQGALIFNPGGPGASSMEFPLYGGLPKWDKLARAYDFVGYAPRGVGRSAPLSCQDPKEFAQAPTDSRPYPDAAFKRRKLAQARAYARGCVRRAGADLPYYNSVNNARDLDMLRAALGEKKLNFMGASYGTYFAALYATLFPGHVRRMLFDSVVNPAPRQIWYRNNLDQDIAFQRRWTDWLRWAARQHGRYHLGTTARAVQHSYDTAAHRLRRHPLGGKIGAGQLQSAFLKTGYNDAFWPRSAEALSGYLHGDPKPLMAQAMPRSDGARAEENGNAVYTAVECNDARWPHDWHTWDRDNTEVARTAPFETWDNAWMNLPCAFWPDRWRTATAELGAAAEQAGHHTTGQDLAEAARHATSAAFDEVLDGQRGPLDVHTAPGALPPVLLLAAERDAATPYKGALELQRRLPGSSLVTENGAGTHGIAFGENACVNRYVEAYLLHGKIPARKVYCTPRTEPAPGQQMTRAQQHAVPGK, encoded by the coding sequence GTGAGAGCACTTGCGTTGTACGGCACCATCGGGTCGCTGTTGGTGACCGCCCTCGCCACTGCCCCGGCAGGCGGCGCCACGGGGGCCGCCGCCACGCCACCCGCGCCCGTTGCCCACCGCATCGGCTTCGGCCGCTGCGCACCGGTGGAGCATCTGCCGTCGACCGTCGAGTGCGGCACCCTCACCGTTCCCCTCGACTATGCGCGCCCCGACGGCAAGAAGATCCATCTGACCGTCAGCCGGGTACGGGCCACCGCACACCGCGAACGGCAGGGAGCCCTGATCTTCAACCCCGGCGGCCCCGGCGCCTCCAGCATGGAATTCCCGCTCTACGGCGGGCTCCCCAAGTGGGACAAGCTGGCCCGGGCCTACGACTTCGTGGGCTATGCGCCGCGCGGGGTGGGCCGCTCGGCACCGCTGTCGTGCCAGGACCCCAAGGAGTTCGCCCAGGCGCCCACCGACAGCCGTCCGTACCCCGACGCGGCCTTCAAGCGCCGGAAATTGGCCCAGGCCAGGGCGTACGCCCGTGGCTGCGTCCGCCGGGCCGGCGCCGACCTGCCGTACTACAACTCCGTCAACAACGCCCGCGACCTGGACATGCTGCGGGCCGCGCTCGGCGAGAAGAAGCTGAACTTCATGGGCGCCTCGTACGGGACGTACTTCGCGGCCCTCTATGCGACGCTCTTCCCCGGCCACGTCCGGCGGATGCTCTTCGACAGTGTCGTCAACCCCGCGCCCCGGCAGATCTGGTACCGCAACAACCTCGACCAGGACATCGCCTTCCAGCGCCGCTGGACCGACTGGCTGCGCTGGGCCGCCAGGCAGCACGGCCGCTACCACCTCGGCACGACCGCGCGGGCGGTGCAGCACTCCTACGACACGGCCGCGCACAGGCTGCGCCGGCACCCGCTGGGCGGGAAGATCGGTGCCGGCCAGCTGCAGTCGGCGTTCCTCAAGACCGGCTACAACGACGCCTTCTGGCCGCGGAGCGCCGAGGCGCTGTCGGGGTATCTGCACGGGGACCCCAAGCCGCTGATGGCCCAGGCGATGCCGCGGTCCGACGGCGCCAGGGCCGAGGAGAACGGCAACGCCGTCTACACCGCCGTCGAGTGCAATGACGCACGCTGGCCGCACGACTGGCACACCTGGGACCGGGACAACACCGAGGTCGCCCGGACCGCGCCGTTCGAGACCTGGGACAACGCCTGGATGAACCTGCCCTGCGCCTTCTGGCCCGACCGGTGGCGGACCGCCACCGCCGAGCTCGGCGCCGCCGCGGAGCAGGCCGGGCACCACACCACCGGGCAGGACCTGGCCGAAGCCGCCCGTCATGCGACCTCGGCCGCGTTCGACGAGGTGCTCGACGGGCAGCGCGGTCCGCTCGACGTCCACACGGCGCCCGGCGCGCTGCCGCCGGTGCTGCTGCTGGCGGCCGAGCGGGACGCGGCGACCCCGTACAAGGGTGCGCTGGAGCTGCAGCGGCGGCTGCCCGGCTCCTCGCTGGTCACCGAGAACGGGGCGGGCACCCACGGCATCGCGTTCGGCGAGAACGCCTGTGTGAACCGGTACGTGGAGGCCTATCTGCTGCACGGGAAGATCCCGGCGCGCAAGGTGTACTGCACGCCGCGCACGGAGCCGGCGCCGGGCCAGCAGATGACCCGGGCGCAGCAGCACGCCGTACCGGGCAAGTAG
- a CDS encoding peptidyl-tRNA hydrolase codes for MRREETGRDAAPQFVLPLVARIERAEPPSRTDALETAARAVLVLLSDERSAGDGEWAAAVRDWQDARIRKVVRRARGAEWRRAGALPGITVTGHHAEVRVFPPVPLDGWPKELARLQVSGTELDDPRPPGAPVAGAPVLWLNSGLGMSTGKEMAQVGHAAQLAWWELSAEERAAWRAAGFPLSVRSARGEHWQELTRSGLPVVTDAGFTEIAPGKTVVAEGGERYCPLPRLRQP; via the coding sequence GTGCGCCGTGAAGAGACCGGCCGGGACGCGGCACCGCAGTTCGTGCTGCCGCTCGTCGCGCGGATCGAGCGGGCCGAGCCGCCGTCGCGTACGGACGCGCTGGAGACCGCGGCGAGGGCGGTGCTGGTGCTGCTGTCGGACGAGCGGTCGGCCGGGGACGGCGAGTGGGCCGCGGCGGTGCGGGACTGGCAGGACGCCCGGATCCGGAAGGTGGTGCGGCGGGCGCGTGGCGCGGAGTGGCGGCGGGCCGGGGCACTGCCGGGCATCACGGTCACCGGCCACCACGCCGAGGTGCGGGTCTTCCCGCCGGTGCCGCTGGACGGCTGGCCGAAGGAGCTGGCGCGCCTGCAGGTCTCGGGCACGGAGCTGGACGACCCCCGGCCGCCCGGGGCACCCGTCGCCGGCGCCCCGGTGCTGTGGCTCAACTCCGGGCTGGGGATGTCGACGGGCAAGGAAATGGCGCAGGTCGGGCACGCTGCACAGCTGGCGTGGTGGGAACTGTCCGCGGAAGAGCGGGCGGCCTGGCGCGCGGCGGGGTTCCCGCTGTCCGTACGGTCCGCCCGGGGCGAGCACTGGCAGGAGCTGACCCGCAGTGGTCTGCCCGTGGTGACCGACGCCGGGTTCACGGAGATCGCCCCCGGGAAAACCGTGGTGGCCGAAGGGGGTGAGCGCTACTGCCCGCTCCCGCGCCTGCGGCAGCCGTAG
- a CDS encoding TIGR04222 domain-containing membrane protein yields the protein MWLFFFLLASAVAALSCALLCRAAVAAARTTRPSPGTAPAPSTAGDRAGLTLYEVAYLSGGPHRLADLVLVLMAQQRRLLLTDTGWATVVDPVGKDAVERATLTAMGPEGQCRIPQIRDTLVGDVAVREVADRLVTDGLALPAAVRPGVATAVRLVRGAALLVPLFAAAAAWMAPAGTDNGLLLGWFALPLILTLGTWAVARFELHPYSDWATDAGGRKLPRTSGSPAPLPPLTSFALRGPIALTDPTLRAALHSSGA from the coding sequence ATGTGGCTCTTCTTCTTCCTCCTCGCCTCGGCCGTGGCGGCGCTGTCCTGTGCGCTGCTGTGCCGTGCCGCGGTCGCCGCCGCGCGCACCACCCGGCCGTCGCCCGGGACCGCCCCGGCCCCCTCCACCGCGGGCGACCGCGCCGGGCTGACCCTCTACGAGGTGGCCTACCTCTCCGGCGGCCCGCACCGGCTCGCCGACCTCGTCCTGGTGCTGATGGCCCAGCAGCGGCGGCTGCTGCTCACCGACACCGGGTGGGCGACCGTCGTCGACCCGGTCGGCAAGGACGCCGTCGAGCGCGCCACCCTGACCGCCATGGGCCCGGAAGGACAGTGCCGCATACCGCAGATACGGGACACCCTCGTCGGGGATGTCGCGGTGCGGGAGGTGGCCGACCGGCTGGTGACCGACGGGCTGGCGCTGCCCGCCGCGGTCCGTCCGGGCGTCGCCACCGCCGTCCGCCTGGTGCGGGGCGCCGCCCTCCTGGTGCCGCTGTTCGCCGCCGCTGCCGCCTGGATGGCGCCGGCCGGCACGGACAACGGGCTGCTCCTGGGCTGGTTCGCGCTCCCGCTGATCCTCACCCTCGGCACCTGGGCCGTGGCCCGCTTCGAGCTCCACCCGTACAGCGACTGGGCCACCGACGCGGGGGGCCGGAAACTGCCCCGCACTTCCGGCTCTCCCGCCCCCCTTCCCCCTCTCACCTCGTTCGCCCTCCGAGGCCCCATCGCCCTCACCGACCCCACCTTGCGCGCCGCGCTCCACTCATCCGGGGCATAG
- a CDS encoding ABC transporter produces the protein MIALLRYQTALLVRSHRWLPPVILYAAWLAIGVQSGGPILVGLGWAAGGLLPVAVWLTRVCVTNEPPAARNCTVAAAGPGRAHLAGVLAAVCTAVLLALLGTALVVLLSDPHSTGHQVAVPVLPAAAAGLLAALACLLTGTAIGALSNRPVLRSSGWSIPVGMLAALLLLVLGASPANAAVSGLVTGSPHGTITTPWLPLAATALFAAAATSVACALSSRRS, from the coding sequence ATGATCGCTCTTCTCCGCTATCAGACGGCGCTGCTCGTCCGCTCGCACCGCTGGCTGCCGCCGGTGATCCTCTACGCCGCCTGGCTGGCCATCGGCGTCCAGAGCGGCGGTCCGATCCTCGTCGGGCTCGGCTGGGCCGCCGGCGGTCTGCTGCCGGTCGCCGTATGGCTGACCCGGGTCTGTGTCACCAACGAGCCGCCGGCTGCCCGCAATTGCACCGTGGCGGCCGCCGGGCCCGGCCGGGCCCACCTCGCCGGAGTGCTGGCCGCGGTCTGTACCGCGGTGCTGCTCGCCCTGCTCGGTACGGCACTGGTCGTGCTGCTGTCCGACCCGCACTCCACCGGCCACCAGGTCGCCGTCCCGGTCCTGCCCGCGGCGGCCGCCGGGCTGCTCGCCGCACTTGCGTGCCTGCTGACGGGTACCGCGATCGGCGCGCTGAGCAACCGGCCGGTGCTGCGCAGCAGCGGCTGGAGCATCCCGGTGGGCATGCTCGCCGCTCTGCTGCTCCTCGTGCTGGGCGCCTCGCCCGCCAACGCCGCCGTCTCGGGCTTGGTCACCGGCTCTCCCCACGGCACGATCACCACCCCGTGGCTGCCGCTCGCCGCCACCGCTCTGTTCGCGGCCGCCGCCACCTCCGTCGCGTGCGCGCTCAGCTCCCGCCGGAGCTGA
- the hemQ gene encoding hydrogen peroxide-dependent heme synthase yields the protein MTDASTPASAPQAPAAPEKVPHAGKKAKDLNEIIRYTLWSVFKLRDVLPEDRSGYAEEVEELFAQLAAKDVVVRGTYDVSGLRADADVMIWWHSESSGALQEAYNLFRRTRLGRVLEPVWSNMALHRPAEFNKSHIPAFLADEEPRAYVSVYPFVRSYEWYLLPDEDRRRMLADHGKMARGFPDVRANTVPSFSLGDYEWVLAFEADDLYRIVDLMRHLRGSEARMHVREEIPFYTGRRKPVSELVAGLA from the coding sequence ATGACAGACGCTTCCACTCCCGCTTCCGCGCCGCAGGCACCCGCGGCGCCCGAGAAGGTTCCGCACGCCGGCAAGAAGGCCAAGGACCTCAACGAGATCATCCGCTACACCCTCTGGTCGGTGTTCAAGCTGCGCGACGTCCTCCCGGAGGACCGCAGCGGCTACGCCGAGGAGGTCGAGGAGCTGTTCGCGCAGCTCGCGGCCAAGGACGTGGTGGTGCGCGGCACCTACGACGTGTCCGGCCTGCGCGCCGACGCCGACGTCATGATCTGGTGGCACTCGGAGAGCTCGGGCGCCCTCCAGGAGGCGTACAACCTCTTCCGCCGTACCCGGCTGGGCCGGGTGCTGGAGCCGGTGTGGTCGAACATGGCCCTGCACCGCCCCGCCGAGTTCAACAAGTCGCACATCCCGGCCTTCCTGGCCGACGAGGAGCCGCGTGCCTATGTGAGCGTCTACCCCTTCGTGCGCTCCTACGAGTGGTACCTCCTGCCCGACGAGGACCGCCGCCGGATGCTGGCCGACCACGGCAAGATGGCCCGTGGCTTCCCGGACGTGCGCGCCAACACGGTGCCGTCGTTCTCGCTGGGCGACTACGAGTGGGTGCTCGCGTTCGAGGCCGACGATCTCTACCGCATCGTCGACCTGATGCGTCATCTGCGCGGCTCCGAGGCGCGGATGCACGTCCGCGAGGAGATCCCCTTCTACACCGGGCGCCGCAAGCCGGTCTCCGAGCTGGTCGCGGGCCTGGCGTAA
- a CDS encoding ATP-binding cassette domain-containing protein has protein sequence MRLDGVGRRYGVRGPWVLRDVQLEVPAGALLRIEGTNGSGKSTLLRLLAGIDRPSAGRITGRPRSAYVPERFPAALPFTAVDYLTHLGRIHGLRGPEAGRRGAEWLARFGAAAHARTPLAELSKGTSQKVAVAQALLADPELLVLDEAWTGLDQGAREVLNRAVAERVADGDTVVFVDHDPRRLAGAADARYRVADGRLLSHEESGPAGDEAPAPGPGVVIEAEGAPGARLPEGPKRPPAGAPRLPGGTQVVLRPDGTTRLTVPAVHSDALLRALLTARPPWHIRSVSSAGAGPGEGPGDDGPASAAGSAPASASTSTQASAPAPASDPASTQGPAPASASAPGEAPLT, from the coding sequence ATGAGGCTCGACGGGGTGGGGCGGCGCTACGGGGTGCGGGGCCCGTGGGTGCTGCGGGATGTGCAACTCGAGGTGCCCGCGGGTGCGCTGCTGCGCATCGAGGGGACCAACGGCAGCGGGAAATCCACCCTGCTGCGGCTGTTGGCCGGGATCGACCGGCCCAGTGCCGGACGTATCACCGGCCGCCCGCGCAGCGCCTATGTGCCCGAACGGTTCCCCGCGGCGCTGCCCTTCACCGCCGTCGACTACCTCACCCACCTCGGCCGTATCCACGGTCTGCGCGGCCCCGAAGCCGGTCGCCGTGGCGCCGAGTGGCTGGCCCGGTTCGGGGCGGCCGCGCACGCCCGCACCCCACTGGCCGAGCTGTCCAAGGGAACGAGCCAGAAGGTCGCGGTCGCCCAGGCATTGCTCGCCGACCCCGAACTCCTGGTCCTGGACGAGGCATGGACCGGCCTGGACCAGGGCGCCCGCGAGGTGCTCAACCGTGCGGTCGCCGAACGGGTCGCGGACGGCGACACCGTCGTCTTCGTCGACCACGACCCGCGGCGGCTGGCGGGCGCGGCCGATGCCCGCTACCGCGTCGCGGACGGGCGGCTGCTGTCCCACGAGGAGAGCGGCCCGGCGGGGGACGAGGCGCCCGCGCCCGGCCCCGGAGTGGTGATCGAGGCGGAGGGCGCACCGGGAGCGCGGCTGCCCGAGGGGCCAAAGCGGCCGCCCGCCGGAGCACCACGGCTGCCGGGTGGGACACAGGTCGTTTTGCGGCCGGACGGTACGACGCGGCTGACCGTCCCCGCCGTCCACTCCGACGCCTTGCTGCGCGCCCTGCTCACCGCACGGCCGCCGTGGCACATCCGGTCGGTCTCCAGCGCCGGGGCGGGGCCGGGGGAGGGGCCCGGCGACGACGGCCCGGCGTCGGCCGCCGGATCCGCGCCGGCATCCGCCTCCACGTCCACCCAGGCGTCCGCGCCCGCGCCCGCATCGGACCCCGCGTCCACCCAGGGGCCGGCGCCCGCATCCGCTTCCGCACCCGGCGAGGCCCCTCTCACATGA
- a CDS encoding NAD(P)H-binding protein translates to MIVITAPTGNIGRHLLSLLLESAPAHEEELRVVVRDPARLPDAVRERVEVVTGSHGDADVVDWAFEGADAVFWLVPPDASLPPEDAFCGFTRPAAKALAAHGVGHAVGVSALGRGTPVADRAGLVTASLAMDDLIAGTGVAYRALANPSFFENLLEEADSIREKGVFTDTVHAERRAPLVAVADIAEVAAGLLLERSWTGNDSVPVLGPQDLSPHDLARIMTEQLGRPVRYERQSLDELYTGLVGHGLDETFAQGLVDMKRAKDEGLDAGVSRTPDTASRPTFEEWCARTLKPAVLS, encoded by the coding sequence ATGATCGTCATCACTGCTCCCACCGGGAACATCGGCCGTCACCTGCTGTCCCTGCTCCTGGAGTCCGCCCCCGCCCACGAAGAGGAGCTGCGGGTGGTCGTGCGCGACCCCGCCCGGCTTCCCGACGCGGTGCGCGAACGCGTCGAGGTGGTCACCGGCTCGCACGGCGACGCCGACGTCGTCGACTGGGCCTTCGAGGGTGCGGACGCCGTGTTCTGGCTCGTCCCCCCGGACGCCTCCCTGCCTCCGGAGGACGCCTTCTGCGGCTTCACCCGCCCCGCCGCGAAGGCCCTTGCCGCTCACGGCGTCGGCCATGCCGTCGGCGTCTCCGCGCTCGGCCGCGGCACCCCGGTCGCCGACCGCGCCGGACTCGTCACCGCTTCCCTCGCCATGGACGACCTCATCGCCGGCACCGGCGTCGCGTACCGGGCCCTGGCCAACCCGTCCTTCTTCGAGAACCTGCTGGAGGAGGCCGACTCGATCCGCGAGAAGGGCGTCTTCACCGACACCGTTCACGCCGAGCGCAGGGCTCCCCTCGTCGCCGTCGCCGACATCGCGGAGGTCGCCGCCGGTCTGCTGCTGGAGCGCTCGTGGACCGGCAACGACAGCGTCCCGGTCCTCGGGCCGCAGGACCTCTCCCCTCACGACCTGGCCCGCATCATGACCGAACAGCTCGGCCGCCCCGTCCGCTACGAACGCCAGTCGCTCGACGAGCTGTACACCGGCCTCGTCGGCCACGGCCTCGACGAGACGTTCGCCCAGGGCCTCGTCGACATGAAACGGGCCAAGGACGAAGGCCTCGACGCAGGCGTCTCCCGTACCCCGGACACCGCCTCCCGCCCCACCTTCGAAGAGTGGTGCGCCCGAACCCTCAAGCCCGCCGTCCTCTCCTGA
- a CDS encoding YrhB domain-containing protein, with translation MEREAAVRLVEEELDREYQKCSALGMDAVRTTVLRVAEHELVWKVYWQSEEYARTGNHAAMLIGHGPYLVDRIDGGLHQIGFLSEKSGKWEADYRARIRGMRVRTAVDDLHDELCEIAATRGRMQTVRALRQTLTMLSPAQALDYVQALLGANPRPGS, from the coding sequence ATGGAGCGAGAGGCCGCGGTGCGGCTCGTCGAGGAAGAGCTGGATCGCGAGTATCAGAAGTGCTCGGCCCTGGGCATGGACGCGGTGCGCACGACAGTGCTGCGCGTAGCGGAACACGAGCTGGTCTGGAAGGTCTACTGGCAGTCGGAGGAGTACGCACGTACGGGGAACCACGCGGCCATGCTGATCGGCCACGGGCCGTACCTGGTGGACCGCATCGACGGAGGGCTGCACCAGATCGGGTTCCTCTCCGAGAAGAGCGGGAAGTGGGAGGCGGATTACCGCGCCCGTATCCGGGGGATGCGCGTCCGCACCGCGGTGGACGATCTGCACGACGAGCTGTGCGAGATCGCCGCCACACGAGGTCGCATGCAGACCGTCCGCGCTCTGCGGCAGACGCTGACGATGCTCTCTCCGGCTCAAGCGCTCGACTATGTGCAGGCCTTGCTCGGCGCGAACCCCCGCCCCGGCTCGTAG